The following are encoded together in the Ktedonobacterales bacterium genome:
- a CDS encoding hybrid sensor histidine kinase/response regulator, which produces MSLIQILIVDDDSALLQALPEALHLRMEGLKIDTVESAVSALEAIATTDYDAVITDIKMPGMDGLALLSKIKELRPATPTLLITGHGEHELTVQALRGGAYDFIQKPIERDYLAASLKRAIEARQLSRQVQEQRLALEQHAALLEQTVQERTRELLEANQAKEEFMSIASHELHTPLTSMKLLTQLTQRQLERAGLPMASHMARMGRAIARMEQLINDLLDVSRIEAGKLTMRLEPSSLAALCQQAVEEQMIATNRAITFSAPEGSLEVEVDVDRMSQVISNLLSNALKYSPATAPVFLTLEQTGDMVILCVRDEGIGIPADALPHIFDRFYRAPGIEVQSGSGVGLGLGLHICREIVEQHGGQIWAESASGSGSAFYVALPVAGPSSDPLNQSFQSVGSSEATNSKATGRD; this is translated from the coding sequence ATGAGCTTAATACAGATTCTCATTGTTGATGATGATTCTGCTCTCTTGCAGGCGCTGCCAGAAGCATTACATCTGCGTATGGAAGGTCTGAAGATTGATACGGTTGAATCAGCCGTTTCAGCACTTGAGGCGATTGCCACCACTGATTACGACGCTGTTATCACGGATATTAAAATGCCAGGAATGGATGGGCTGGCACTGCTCAGCAAAATCAAGGAACTGCGCCCGGCGACGCCTACTCTGTTGATTACCGGGCATGGTGAACACGAGTTAACGGTACAAGCTCTGCGTGGCGGCGCCTATGACTTTATTCAGAAGCCTATCGAACGCGATTACCTTGCAGCGTCGTTGAAACGCGCCATTGAGGCGCGTCAACTGAGCCGCCAGGTGCAGGAGCAGCGCCTGGCTTTGGAGCAACATGCTGCTCTGTTAGAGCAGACCGTGCAGGAACGGACGCGTGAACTCCTGGAGGCCAACCAGGCAAAAGAAGAGTTTATGAGCATCGCTTCGCATGAACTGCACACGCCGCTCACCTCGATGAAGCTGCTGACCCAACTGACTCAGCGCCAGCTTGAGCGGGCTGGTCTCCCGATGGCGTCACATATGGCGCGCATGGGGCGCGCTATCGCGCGAATGGAGCAGTTGATTAACGACTTGCTGGATGTCTCTCGTATCGAGGCAGGCAAGCTGACGATGCGTCTGGAGCCAAGCTCTCTCGCAGCCCTCTGCCAGCAAGCTGTAGAGGAGCAGATGATAGCAACCAATCGTGCTATCACTTTTTCTGCCCCAGAGGGATCTCTGGAGGTAGAGGTGGATGTTGATCGCATGAGCCAGGTTATCTCGAATTTGCTCTCCAATGCGCTGAAATATTCGCCAGCGACAGCGCCAGTCTTCTTGACTTTAGAGCAAACTGGGGATATGGTTATCCTCTGTGTGCGTGACGAAGGCATTGGCATTCCAGCCGACGCGCTTCCGCATATCTTTGATCGCTTCTATCGAGCGCCAGGCATCGAGGTGCAGAGCGGCTCAGGGGTTGGGTTGGGGCTGGGCCTGCATATCTGCCGTGAGATAGTGGAGCAGCATGGCGGCCAGATCTGGGCTGAGAGCGCCAGTGGGAGCGGCAGCGCCTTCTATGTTGCGCTGCCAGTAGCTGGCCCGTCGAGTGATCCGCTCAACCAGAGTTTTCAGAGCGTGGGAAGCAGCGAGGCGACCAACAGCAAAGCCACTGGAAGAGATTGA